One Herbaspirillum rubrisubalbicans genomic window carries:
- a CDS encoding accessory factor UbiK family protein: MDKPPFFEDLQSKINKAIENSPAKDIEKNVKAMLSQGFAKLDLVTREEFDVQAQVLAKTRARLEALEARVAELEAQQKQTP, translated from the coding sequence ATGGACAAGCCCCCATTTTTTGAAGACCTGCAATCCAAGATCAACAAGGCGATCGAGAACTCTCCGGCCAAGGACATCGAGAAGAACGTCAAGGCCATGTTGAGTCAGGGTTTTGCCAAGCTGGACCTGGTCACGCGCGAGGAATTCGACGTCCAGGCCCAGGTCCTGGCCAAGACCCGTGCCCGCCTGGAGGCGCTGGAAGCGCGTGTTGCCGAGCTTGAAGCTCAGCAAAAACAGACTCCATGA